A window of Xyrauchen texanus isolate HMW12.3.18 chromosome 10, RBS_HiC_50CHRs, whole genome shotgun sequence contains these coding sequences:
- the LOC127650940 gene encoding uncharacterized protein LOC127650940 translates to MVLTYASQRSAINSTPSLSVHELNREWPFLFMNKFLMQHFTSLTGIELDERLRECIAGKGRRVLQFFKTQFLRWTKEVKTVLADIERLQGENMDSTIAVILLMMTFFREKDDAIFLLADVTSTHADAEAQLSLPTTPRIIMLGDSILTSKKWMLCVEGKVVIQSVNPQDDFTSALAVFFASFYIFNLEYQAEAASTLEFIQRFLVRINPENTKCRAKFQQSHNSGRMVQRKNRALNPHVASFIKEFTNYDWQNY, encoded by the exons ATGGTCTTAACTTATGCAAGTCAGCGCAGTGCAATAAACTCCACACCTTCACTTAGTGTACATGAATTGAATAGAGAATGGCCTTTCCTGTTTATGAATAAGTTTTTAATGCAGCACTTCACTTCACTTACTGGGATCGAGCTTGATGAAAGGCTGAGAGAATGCATTGCTGGAAAAGGAAGGAGGGTGCTCCAGTTCTTCAAAACTCAGTTTCTTCGCTGGACAAAAGAAGTGAAGACTGTTCTTGCCGACATTGAACGTCTCCAAGGCGAAAACATGGACTCAACAATCGCTGTCATATTGCTGATGATGACCTTCTTTAGAGAGAAAGATGATGCCATTTTCCTTCTTGCTGAT GTCACCAGTACCCATGCAGATGCTGAAGCTCAGTTGTCGCTTCCCACTACACCAAGAATAATCATGCTGG GAGATTCCATCCTGACATCGAAAAAATGGATGCTCTGCGTAGAAGGAAAGGTGGTCATCCAGTCAGTTAACCCTCAGGATGACTTCACATCTGCCCTGGCTGTCTTCTTCGCTTCTTTCTATATATTCAACCTGGAGTACCAAGCTGAGGCTGCATCAACCCTGGAATTCATCCAGAG ATTTTTGGTCAGGATAAATCCAGAGAACACAAAATGCAGAGCCAAATTTCAGCAGAGCCATAACAGTGGCAGGATGGTGCAACGTAAAAACAGGGCCCTGAATCCACATGTTGCCAGCTTCATCAAGGAATTCACCAACTATGACTGGCAGAATTATTAG